From one Thalassospira lucentensis genomic stretch:
- a CDS encoding TRAP transporter substrate-binding protein: MTLSFKTLAGTALAASLMMASPLAANAQEFTLKVQSSDAAGVPNFVIEQEWAARVGKMSGGRIAVEMLPVNSVVEHAETQDAIAAGIIDGHITDTSYFTGKDPAFGLIANPVGAWSAPSEMLRFVEYGGGKELMNEMLEPYGLHFIGAVTPGLEAFVSSKPLDGVADLKGLKMRAPEGMVQEVFAAAGASPVNIPQSEVFTSLDKKVIDAADATVFSTNQAMGLHDVAKHPVYPGFHSMPMLEVSVNKAKWDSMPEDLQTILEVSVRDMARDMDAQLAMKDMEAVAKARAEGGVTIHNWSAEERNKFRKIATSQWEKVAGRSENAQKVYDTLIKYLTAQGMI, encoded by the coding sequence ACACTCGCCGGAACCGCACTTGCCGCCAGCCTGATGATGGCATCGCCGCTGGCCGCAAATGCACAGGAATTCACCCTTAAAGTCCAGTCAAGCGATGCGGCCGGTGTGCCGAACTTCGTCATCGAACAGGAATGGGCCGCACGCGTTGGCAAAATGTCGGGCGGACGCATTGCTGTTGAAATGCTTCCGGTCAACTCGGTCGTCGAACATGCCGAAACCCAGGACGCGATTGCTGCAGGCATCATCGATGGTCACATCACCGACACCAGCTATTTCACCGGCAAGGACCCGGCATTCGGCCTGATCGCCAACCCGGTTGGGGCATGGTCGGCACCGTCCGAAATGCTGCGTTTCGTCGAATATGGCGGCGGCAAGGAACTGATGAATGAAATGCTTGAACCCTATGGCCTGCATTTCATCGGGGCTGTAACCCCGGGTCTGGAAGCATTCGTTTCGTCCAAGCCGCTTGACGGTGTTGCCGATCTTAAAGGCCTTAAAATGCGCGCACCCGAAGGCATGGTGCAGGAAGTCTTTGCCGCGGCCGGTGCGTCGCCGGTGAACATTCCGCAGTCCGAAGTTTTCACATCCCTTGATAAAAAGGTGATTGATGCCGCGGATGCGACCGTGTTCTCGACCAACCAGGCAATGGGCCTGCATGACGTTGCGAAACATCCGGTCTATCCGGGCTTCCATTCCATGCCGATGCTTGAAGTTTCGGTGAACAAGGCGAAATGGGATTCCATGCCCGAAGACCTTCAGACCATCCTTGAGGTTTCGGTCCGCGATATGGCGCGCGACATGGACGCACAGCTTGCGATGAAAGACATGGAAGCCGTTGCCAAGGCACGTGCCGAGGGCGGTGTGACCATCCACAACTGGTCGGCCGAGGAGCGCAACAAATTCCGTAAAATCGCCACCAGCCAGTGGGAAAAAGTCGCCGGTCGTTCGGAAAATGCCCAGAAGGTTTATGATACACTGATCAAGTATCTGACCGCGCAAGGCATGATCTGA